In Balearica regulorum gibbericeps isolate bBalReg1 chromosome 26, bBalReg1.pri, whole genome shotgun sequence, one genomic interval encodes:
- the YJU2 gene encoding splicing factor YJU2 — protein MSERKVLNKYYPPDFDPAKIPKLKLPKDRQYVVRLMAPFNMRCKTCGEYIYKGKKFNARKETVQNEVYLGLPIFRFYIKCTRCLAEITFKTDPENTDYTMEHGATRNFQAEKLLEEEEKRMQKEREEEELNNPMKVLENRTKDSKLEMEVLENLQELKELNQRQANVDFEAMLKQYKEYEEQQKRKEQEEDEEEMKAMLEQAQNRRLLVDSDSDEEPAKSRTKPVAKIKPTDILQEDPQPQNKKLKTESWERSVGKLNTKPQLAGLVTVRKQKPGPALTNGTENRGATADTGSFPTATGTTSSLGLLGAYSDSEDGASD, from the exons ATGTCGGAGCGGAAGGTGTTGAAC AAATACTACCCGCCGGACTTCGATCCTGCTAAGATCCCAAAGCTCAAACTCCCAAAGGACCGACAGTATGTGGTGCGGCTCATGGCCCCCTTCAACATGCG aTGCAAGACCTGTGGTGAATACATCTATAAAGGCAAGAAGTTTAATGCCCGTAAGGAGACTGTTCAGAATGAGGTGTACCTGGGACTTCCCATCTTCCGCTTCTACATCAAGTGCACGCGTTGCCTGGCAGAGATCACTTTCAAG ACAGATCCCGAGAACACAGACTACACCATGGAGCACGGTGCAACTCGCAACTTCCAAGCTGAGAAGctcttggaggaagaggagaaaagaatgcagaaggagagggaagaggaagagctcAACAATCCCATGAAG GTCCTGGAGAACCGAACCAAGGACTCCAAGCTGGAGATGGAGGTTCTGGAGAAcctgcaggagctgaaggaaCTCAACCAGCGCCAGGCAAACGTAGACTTTGAGGCGATGCTGAAGCAGTACAAGGAGTACGAGGAGCAGCAGAAGCGCAAGGAgcaagaggaggatgaggaagagatGAA AGctatgctggagcaggcccAGAACCGGCGGCTGCTGGTAGACTCTGACTCCGACGAAGAACCTGCAAAATCACGTACGAAGCCTGTGGCGAAAATTAAACCTACGGATATCTTGCAGGAG gaccCTCAGCCCCAGAATAAGAAGCTGAAGACCGAGAGCTGGGAACGGAGCGTGGGCAAATTGAACACCAAGCCCCAGTTAGCCGGGCTGGTCACAGTGAGGAAGCAGAAGCCGGGTCCTGCCCTGACTAATGGGACAGAGAACCGAGGCGCCACGGCCGACACCG GCTCGTTTCCCACAGCAACGGGCACCACGTCCTCTCTCGGCTTGTTGGGGGCGTATTCGGACAGCGAGGACGGCGCGAGTGACTGA
- the SHD gene encoding SH2 domain-containing adapter protein D, producing the protein MAKWLREYLGRGARRSPPRPPQPDYSGGERRPTGTGAPPAAPPGSALRGPAASPRHRLVRVGGAGPGGGPRRLEQGPGESEYSEPFDGEQDPAPEGGCEEEPSEATGCPRQDEGRRVRPRRGPQLYDTPYEEWETAGEGPGVPPARESRLPRDDERPADEYDQPWEWKKDHISRAFAVQFESPERSPSLSRQLPRPPRPPAGTRPSCPPSPRHVDTSLPLEKQTWYHGPIGRAGAETLLALCREGSFLVRDCETSPDDYSLSLRSSHGFVHVKLTRTREQHFVLGRAGAAFPSVPEAVRHYTARALPVRGARHLSLLYPVAAQPL; encoded by the exons ATGGCCAAGTGGCTCCGGGAGTACCTGGGCCGGGGGGCCCGGcgttcccccccccgcccgccccagcCCGACTACAGCGGCGGCGAGCGCCGCCCCACCGGCACCGGGGCtccccccgccgctccccccggctctgccctccgcggccccgctgcctcccctcGGCACCGGCTGGTGCGGgtggggggcgcggggccggggggaggcCCTCGGCGGCTGGAGCAG GGCCCTGGTGAGAGCGAGTACTCGGAGCCCTTCGACGGGGAGCAGGACCCCGCGCCCGAGGGCGGCTGCGAGGAGGAGCCCAGCGAGGCCACAG ggtGCCCGCGGCAGGACGAGGGCCGGCGGGTGAGGCCGCGGCGGGGACCCCAGCTCTACGACACCCCCTACGAGGAGTGGGAGACGGCAGGGGAGGGCCCGGGGGTGCCCCCCGCCCGGGAGAGCCGCCTGCCCCGCGACGACGAACGCCCGGCCGACGAGTACGACCAGCCCTGGGAGTGGAAGAAGGATCACATCTCGCGGGCGTTCGCAG TGCAGTTTGAGAGCCCCGAGCGCTCCCCCAGCCTGTCCCGGCAGCTGCCacggcccccccggccccccgcggGCACCAGGCCGagctgcccccccagccccaggcacgTGGACACCTCGCTGCCCCTGGAGAAGCAGAC CTGGTACCACGGCCCCATCGGGCGGGCGGGCGCCGAGACGCTGCTGGCGCTGTGCCGCGAGGGCAGCTTCCTGGTGCGGGACTGCGAGACCAGCCCCGACGACTACTCGCTCTCGCTCAG GAGCAGCCATGGCTTCGTGCACGTGAAGCTCACGCGGACACGGGAGCAGCATTTCGTGCTTGGCCGCGCCGGGGCCGCCTTCCCCTCGGTGCCCGAGGCCGTGCGGCACTACACGGCGCGAGCGCTGCCCGTCCGCGGCGCCCgccacctctccctgctctACCCCGTGGCCGCGCAGCCCCTGTGA
- the LOC142605226 gene encoding uncharacterized protein LOC142605226, with translation MWELGVLIPLLGVGALRVSQEPGEAWVAAGGSVALQCRVLVAEPWDLLRLEWVKDVGRGVLCATRLRPAAPIAPFLCAPRLHLAWHPPRATLSLQQARGDDAGRYLCRVTLEIPHHSTVTGNGTLLGVGTAAADGGHPGLAWGLVGALGGTALLLGLVLLGHRRCRRNSDTDIYLNVLRPSARAPRKLASPPMLMENSTYQEGPPWAPGPPPRPPALSGAVPPCAARGGGGHPSPALPFCRKPPKKLFCRILPPRSLSSVRRPQHPPHGIRWPPPAHPAWPTECGRRCAGGAACGRAAAGSLRLLVSGKPLCGPAASFHTGTRHARAADRTGSTRFPPPVQTPGGGASTITLPVAARASLCAVDGG, from the exons ATGTGGGAGCTCGGGGTCCTCATCCCCCTCCTTGGCG TGGGTGCCCTGCGGGTGAGCCAAGAGCCGGGCGAGGCGTGGGTGGCGGCGGGCGGCAGCGTGGCCCTGCAGTGCCGGGTGCTGGTGGCCGAGCCCTGGGACCTGCTGCGCCTCGAGTGGGTGAAGGACGTGGGGCGCGGGGTGCTGTGTGCCACCCGCctgcgccccgccgcccccatCGCCCCGTTCCTCTGCGCCCCCCGCCTCCACCTGGCCTGGCACCCCCCCCGTGCCACCCTCAGCCTCCAGCAGGCGCGGGGGGACGACGCCGGGCGCTACCTCTGCCGGGTCACCCTCGAGATCCCCCACCACAGCACGGTCACCGGCAACGGCACCCTGCTCGGCGTCGGCACAG cagcagctgacgGAGGACATCCAG GGCTGGCGTGGGGGCTGGTGGGGGCCCTGGGGGGCACggccctgctcctggggctggtcCTCCTCGGCCACCGGCGCTGCCGCAGGAACTCAG acacgGACATCTACCTGAACGTGCTGCGCCCCTCGGCGCGGGCCCCCAGGAAGCTGGCGTCACCCCCCATGCTGATGGAGAACAGCACGTACCAGGAGGGGCCACCGTGGGcaccgggcccccccccccgccccccggccctGAGCGGAGCCGTACCCCCGTGTGccgcccggggggggggggggcacccctcccctgctctgcctttctgcagaaagccccccaaaaagctgttttgcagGATTCTGCCACCCCGCTCGCTGTCTTCTGTGCGGCGCCCGCAGCATCCCCCCCACGGCATCCGGTGGCCCCCCCCGGCGCACCCAGCTTGGCCCACCGAGTGTGGGCGTCGCTGTGCCGGGGGGGCGGCGTGCGGCCGGGCGGCAGCAGGTTCCCTGCGCCTCCTCGTTTCAGGGAAGCCGCTCTGTGGTCCCGCGGCCTCGTTTCACACCGGCACCCGGCACGCCAGGGCTGCCGACCGCACAGGAAGCacccgcttccccccccccgtacAGACCCCCGGCGGGGGGGCCAGCACCATCACCCTCCCCGTCGCCGCACGAGCAAGCTTGTGTGCGGTTGACGGCGGGTGA